In a genomic window of Streptomyces noursei ATCC 11455:
- a CDS encoding ABC transporter ATP-binding protein codes for MNTATDPVVRIRGLRMRYGQTDVLRGIDLDVCRGEVLALLGPNGAGKTTTLEILQGYRRRSGGDVSVLGADPEHAPDAWRERVGVVLQSWRDHAQWRVGELLEHAALLYSQPREVSELLELVGLTEHRRKTIGVLSGGQRRRLDVALGVVGRPELLFLDEPTAGFDPVARRQFHELVQHLAAAEGVTVLLTTHDLAEAERLADRIAILVRGSLTACGTADELAAAAEDESEVRWRHGGTLTHEFTRDPSALVYRLHQKFEGPIPGLVVRRPTLEDTYLSMVKGDR; via the coding sequence ATGAACACCGCGACGGACCCGGTGGTACGGATACGTGGGCTCCGGATGCGTTACGGGCAGACCGATGTGCTGCGAGGCATCGACCTCGACGTCTGCCGGGGCGAGGTCCTGGCGCTGCTCGGACCCAACGGTGCGGGCAAAACCACGACCCTCGAGATCCTCCAAGGCTATCGACGCCGTTCCGGCGGAGACGTTTCGGTCTTGGGTGCCGACCCCGAACATGCGCCTGACGCGTGGCGCGAGCGGGTCGGAGTGGTACTGCAGTCCTGGCGCGACCACGCCCAGTGGCGCGTCGGCGAACTCCTCGAACACGCCGCGCTGCTCTACTCGCAACCACGCGAGGTAAGTGAACTCCTCGAGCTCGTCGGCCTGACCGAACACCGCCGGAAGACCATCGGCGTGCTCTCGGGTGGTCAGCGCCGCCGACTGGACGTGGCCCTCGGTGTGGTCGGCCGGCCCGAACTGCTCTTCCTCGACGAGCCCACCGCCGGATTCGACCCAGTGGCCCGGCGGCAGTTCCACGAACTCGTCCAGCACCTGGCTGCTGCAGAGGGCGTAACCGTCCTGCTCACCACTCACGACCTGGCCGAGGCCGAACGACTCGCCGACCGGATCGCGATCCTCGTTCGGGGCTCCCTGACGGCCTGCGGGACCGCCGACGAGCTCGCCGCGGCCGCTGAGGACGAGTCGGAGGTGCGTTGGCGCCACGGCGGGACCCTCACCCACGAGTTCACACGTGACCCCTCTGCCCTGGTCTACCGCCTGCACCAGAAGTTCGAAGGTCCCATCCCCGGCCTGGTGGTCCGCAGACCCACCTTGGAGGACACCTACCTGAGCATGGTGAAAGGCGATAGGTGA
- a CDS encoding ABC transporter permease, producing the protein MTVQRIMQAGWRRGLVELHIQLRSKTERAMHAFIPAMFGVLFYTMGADPLPGTDLTYGHLLLPGGIAMSVFQTGLLTLSYNLAGEREDGTLLRLRGWPGGIHSYLLGKAVSVAAVTAAYVVVMAVLGGLFVDLSLPQNPTAWATLVAVLVLGLLAMVGLGASVGALAPNPRLVAVVSLPLIGLIPISGLIFPFGSMPQLVQYIANVFPLKWLAQGIRTALLSDTPAVTQLPGNGQLPLVFAVLAAWTLAGALLAPVLLRRTARRQSGSALEKARSKAIATR; encoded by the coding sequence ATGACCGTACAGAGAATCATGCAAGCCGGTTGGCGACGAGGCTTGGTCGAACTCCATATCCAGCTGCGCAGTAAGACGGAACGCGCCATGCACGCCTTCATCCCTGCCATGTTCGGCGTTCTCTTCTACACGATGGGCGCGGACCCCCTGCCTGGTACGGACCTGACCTACGGGCACCTGCTACTGCCCGGAGGGATCGCGATGAGCGTCTTCCAGACCGGGCTCCTCACCCTCTCCTACAACCTCGCCGGCGAGCGTGAGGACGGCACCCTGCTCCGGCTGCGCGGCTGGCCTGGAGGCATCCACAGCTACCTGCTCGGCAAGGCGGTCTCCGTCGCCGCTGTGACCGCCGCATACGTTGTCGTCATGGCGGTGCTCGGCGGTCTGTTCGTGGACCTCTCTCTGCCGCAGAACCCCACTGCGTGGGCCACCCTCGTTGCCGTCCTGGTCCTCGGGCTGCTCGCGATGGTGGGGCTGGGGGCGAGCGTCGGCGCGCTGGCCCCGAACCCCCGGCTGGTGGCGGTGGTGTCCCTCCCGCTCATCGGCCTCATCCCCATATCGGGATTGATCTTCCCGTTCGGTTCGATGCCGCAGCTCGTCCAGTACATCGCCAATGTCTTCCCCCTGAAATGGCTCGCGCAGGGGATCCGTACCGCCCTTCTCTCCGATACCCCGGCCGTCACCCAGTTGCCGGGTAACGGGCAGCTGCCCCTGGTCTTCGCGGTCCTTGCCGCCTGGACCCTGGCAGGAGCGCTGCTTGCGCCGGTACTGCTGCGCAGAACCGCTCGGCGCCAGTCCGGCTCAGCTTTGGAGAAAGCCAGATCCAAGGCCATAGCGACCCGATGA
- a CDS encoding ABC transporter ATP-binding protein, with protein sequence MSVVVFEGFTKRYGEQVAVDDLTFQVSPGRIVGLLGPNGAGKSTALKGLVGLLHPTRGEARVFGARYADITSPARRVGVHLDGLGFETALTARHHLRICAAAAGQPRSRVDAVLEEVGLASVASRTIGRLSTGMRQRLGLAAALVGDPELLILDEPANGLDPEGIRWLRGYLRSFADRGGTVLLSSHQLAETAQTIDEVVVIRRRLLFAGTLGELTGGGESRLEDRFFELVDKHA encoded by the coding sequence ATGAGCGTCGTCGTCTTCGAAGGTTTCACCAAGCGGTACGGCGAACAGGTCGCCGTTGACGACCTGACCTTCCAGGTCTCCCCGGGACGAATCGTCGGCCTGCTCGGCCCGAACGGCGCCGGCAAGAGCACGGCCCTCAAAGGGCTGGTCGGCCTGCTCCACCCCACCCGCGGAGAGGCCCGAGTCTTCGGTGCCCGCTACGCGGACATCACCTCACCGGCCCGCCGTGTCGGTGTTCACCTCGACGGGCTCGGCTTCGAGACCGCTCTCACCGCCCGTCACCACCTGCGGATTTGTGCGGCCGCGGCCGGGCAGCCGCGCAGCCGCGTCGATGCCGTCCTGGAGGAGGTTGGCCTGGCCTCGGTGGCGTCCCGCACCATCGGCAGGCTCTCCACCGGCATGCGTCAGCGTCTCGGGCTCGCGGCCGCTCTGGTCGGTGATCCCGAGCTGCTGATCCTCGACGAACCCGCGAACGGCCTGGACCCCGAGGGCATCCGCTGGCTCCGCGGGTACTTGCGTTCCTTCGCGGACCGGGGTGGGACGGTCCTGCTCTCCAGTCATCAGCTCGCCGAGACGGCCCAGACCATCGACGAGGTCGTTGTCATCCGGCGGCGGCTGCTCTTCGCCGGCACCCTCGGCGAGCTGACCGGTGGCGGAGAGAGCCGACTGGAAGACCGTTTCTTCGAGCTCGTGGACAAACATGCGTAA
- a CDS encoding methyltransferase: MSQQPAATPLNAEASTLHVMVTGYMTAQMVRAAARLRIAAHLADGPRTLTQLTEATGADPDALARFLRALAGFGLSAEVAPDTFEATPLLAALEHDGGWLSDFALAMADPVCVRPAEHYADTVLTGRPSAETALGMGFWEHLDAHPDTAAHYAASLSFGTYHCARAFAARYDLGGYRSVVDVGGGSGAMLSGILQAYPHLKGVLVDRPAALQHAREALARHGVADRVEAAPGDFLESVPSGGDLYLLKSIFPDWDDTRVADLLRNVHRAATPGTTLIVIDWMFTQEPDPQNAFLHVSDFNMLVSTGGRVRTREQFTNLIEEAGFHIERVDGFNDGLTAWGMIEARA, translated from the coding sequence ATGTCACAGCAGCCCGCGGCCACTCCGCTGAACGCCGAAGCCTCAACCCTGCACGTCATGGTGACCGGCTACATGACCGCCCAGATGGTGCGTGCCGCCGCCCGACTGCGGATCGCTGCCCACCTGGCCGATGGCCCGCGCACCCTCACGCAGTTGACGGAGGCCACCGGAGCGGACCCGGACGCCCTCGCCAGGTTCCTACGCGCCCTGGCCGGATTCGGTCTCAGTGCCGAAGTGGCCCCCGACACATTCGAGGCCACCCCTCTCCTTGCCGCCCTCGAACACGACGGGGGGTGGCTCAGTGACTTCGCCCTCGCCATGGCGGACCCGGTCTGCGTCCGGCCCGCCGAGCACTACGCCGACACTGTCCTGACCGGGCGCCCCTCCGCCGAAACCGCTCTGGGCATGGGCTTCTGGGAGCATCTCGACGCCCACCCGGACACCGCCGCACACTACGCGGCGAGCTTGAGCTTCGGTACCTACCACTGCGCGCGCGCCTTCGCCGCCCGATACGACCTGGGCGGATACCGAAGCGTCGTCGACGTCGGAGGTGGCAGCGGGGCCATGCTCAGCGGAATCCTTCAGGCGTATCCGCACCTTAAGGGTGTCCTGGTCGACCGGCCCGCCGCCCTCCAACACGCCAGAGAGGCACTCGCCCGGCACGGGGTCGCCGATCGGGTCGAGGCGGCCCCCGGTGACTTCCTGGAGTCGGTGCCCTCCGGGGGAGACTTGTACCTCCTCAAGTCGATCTTCCCCGACTGGGACGACACACGCGTTGCCGACCTCCTGCGCAACGTGCACCGGGCCGCCACACCAGGCACGACTCTGATCGTCATCGACTGGATGTTCACGCAGGAGCCCGACCCTCAGAACGCCTTCCTGCACGTGTCGGACTTCAACATGCTCGTCTCCACCGGCGGGCGAGTCCGCACCAGGGAACAGTTCACCAACCTGATCGAGGAGGCCGGTTTCCACATCGAACGCGTCGACGGCTTCAACGACGGGCTCACCGCTTGGGGCATGATCGAGGCGCGTGCATGA